The following coding sequences are from one Veillonella rodentium window:
- a CDS encoding Ppx/GppA phosphatase family protein, with product MKRIAFIDLGSNSVRFVIYEISDTGSYRLIYQEKESVRLSENMWGTHELTTAAMERSLESLKAFVHMAEAMEVDTIRAVATAAVRLAKNGDTFINIVKDETGLELECIAGEEEARLGFLGVINTIGLKDFIVFDLGGASTEITLVRNRRIVKAVSLPIGALTLTGTYQKGNEYTSKELDKMSKAIKKTIKEHAWLRNIKLPLLGIGGTARNIAKMDQRKLSYPITKLHNYEIPYHRFYEILQEVVSKPLAERKKINGLSTDRADIIIAGMTIVDELFNYVNTKILVVGGCGLREGLFYDYYGQHYLGGNPIIEDILVHSAENVLLGMTKHEFVHANYICGLAMKLYDMLQPLHRADRNVRRCLMVASLLHDIGKRVNYYSHARHGCYMLVNSNLYGITHIEQAFSAFLVMNSHGLTPKEYKNFLYGKLLDQEQRLLGQKLSIILALAEALDESHEQFIKSLDVTIDKNSVQLLITYAKGKNISVTKSAVEKLVKAFKKEYKHQLYIEWIEAR from the coding sequence ATGAAACGTATTGCATTTATAGATTTGGGCTCCAATTCGGTGCGCTTCGTCATATATGAAATCTCCGATACAGGCAGTTATCGCTTGATTTATCAGGAAAAAGAAAGCGTTCGGTTGAGTGAGAATATGTGGGGAACTCACGAACTTACAACGGCTGCCATGGAACGATCACTGGAATCCTTAAAGGCTTTTGTACATATGGCGGAGGCCATGGAGGTCGATACGATCAGGGCGGTTGCAACGGCGGCGGTGCGTTTGGCGAAAAACGGCGATACTTTTATAAACATTGTAAAAGACGAGACCGGTCTAGAGTTGGAATGTATTGCCGGCGAAGAAGAGGCGCGGCTGGGCTTCCTTGGTGTTATCAATACCATCGGACTGAAAGATTTCATCGTTTTTGATTTGGGCGGAGCCAGTACGGAAATTACATTGGTGCGTAATCGCCGTATCGTAAAGGCTGTGAGCCTGCCTATCGGAGCGCTCACATTGACGGGTACGTATCAGAAGGGGAATGAATATACCTCTAAAGAGCTGGATAAAATGTCGAAAGCCATAAAAAAGACCATAAAGGAACATGCATGGCTGAGAAATATAAAACTACCTCTCCTCGGTATCGGCGGAACGGCACGGAATATCGCAAAAATGGATCAGCGCAAGCTGTCGTATCCGATAACAAAACTTCATAATTACGAAATCCCGTATCATCGATTTTATGAGATATTACAGGAGGTCGTTTCCAAACCGTTGGCGGAACGCAAGAAAATCAACGGCCTCTCCACGGATCGTGCGGATATCATTATCGCAGGAATGACTATCGTTGATGAGCTTTTTAATTATGTAAATACGAAAATTCTCGTTGTAGGCGGCTGCGGACTTCGGGAAGGTCTGTTTTACGATTATTACGGTCAGCATTATTTAGGGGGGAATCCCATTATCGAAGATATTCTCGTGCACTCCGCGGAGAATGTGCTGTTAGGGATGACCAAGCATGAGTTTGTTCATGCCAATTATATTTGTGGACTTGCCATGAAGTTATATGATATGCTGCAACCACTACATCGGGCTGACCGCAATGTCCGTCGTTGTCTGATGGTGGCCAGCCTGCTACATGATATAGGAAAGCGGGTCAACTATTACAGCCATGCACGCCACGGTTGTTATATGCTGGTGAATAGTAATTTATACGGAATTACGCATATTGAACAAGCTTTTAGTGCCTTTCTGGTGATGAATTCCCACGGACTGACGCCGAAGGAGTATAAAAATTTTCTGTATGGTAAGCTGCTCGACCAGGAGCAACGTTTATTAGGACAGAAATTATCCATTATTTTGGCATTGGCCGAGGCTCTTGATGAAAGCCATGAACAATTTATCAAATCCTTGGACGTAACGATTGATAAAAACTCCGTCCAATTGCTTATTACATATGCAAAGGGCAAGAATATCAGTGTTACCAAGTCGGCTGTAGAGAAACTGGTGAAAGCTTTTAAAAAGGAATATAAACATCAGTTATATATTGAGTGGATCGAAGCTCGTTAG
- a CDS encoding Ppx/GppA phosphatase family protein produces MTLPKVLRYAVLHVGSSSMSITILEYKGIDDVRLIDYAAREVTFGEELFQTSRLSFKTIEEICHILKGYKQLMADYGVSRSRLYGTTVIREAVNRRSILDQIFIQTGMRVEVIDMPKEVYYKYALLYYEMTRHYKLADPSKATLFLDITSGGVGLTVWRGESLLFQRNMHSGSLRVMESFNRNQRSSTSFPMAITEYLHRMIGPLREELQTFNINSVILSGDEAQYMARLMGYETHQAEMITCEPERFKGLIQSFDGVTATKLMNRYKLAEYKANILMPTMILFNEIITAIEPRTLIFSSFSFSQGISWFYGVEAENNPFMYQLREQNAQLARAVAARYHTDAVHDREVERFSLLFCNALRHKGLPERWGYLCRIATILCSVGKFVSLRNHGEHAYHIVMGTDIFGLSEAEKQVVANVVYYHYKGTPCDDDPYFKELTELQKIQVTKLVAIIRVACALDAGSNQKITEVSLEERDNVLYVFCRTDEDISLEWWTFNRDSEYFTEIFGMEVMLVKGGVRHVQ; encoded by the coding sequence ATGACATTACCGAAGGTACTGAGATATGCGGTACTGCATGTAGGATCCAGCAGCATGAGCATTACCATATTGGAGTATAAGGGAATCGATGATGTGCGCCTCATTGATTATGCGGCGCGGGAGGTTACGTTTGGGGAGGAACTGTTCCAGACATCCCGGCTGAGCTTTAAAACCATTGAGGAAATCTGTCACATTCTTAAAGGCTATAAACAACTGATGGCGGATTACGGAGTAAGTCGTTCGCGTTTATATGGTACGACCGTAATTCGTGAGGCGGTGAATCGCCGCAGCATTCTGGATCAGATTTTTATACAGACGGGCATGCGCGTCGAGGTTATCGATATGCCGAAAGAGGTGTACTATAAATACGCTCTCTTATATTATGAGATGACTCGTCATTATAAACTGGCGGATCCATCGAAGGCGACATTGTTCCTCGATATTACATCCGGCGGTGTAGGCCTTACGGTCTGGCGCGGTGAAAGCCTGCTATTCCAGCGTAATATGCATAGCGGATCATTGCGGGTTATGGAATCATTCAATCGCAATCAGCGGTCATCCACGTCATTTCCCATGGCGATTACAGAATATCTACATCGCATGATCGGACCGCTCAGAGAGGAATTACAGACGTTTAATATCAATAGTGTCATTTTGTCCGGCGATGAAGCGCAATATATGGCACGCCTTATGGGGTATGAAACACATCAGGCGGAAATGATTACCTGTGAACCGGAACGATTTAAAGGACTCATTCAATCCTTTGACGGCGTGACGGCGACGAAACTGATGAATCGTTATAAGCTGGCGGAATATAAAGCGAATATCTTGATGCCCACCATGATTCTCTTCAACGAAATCATCACCGCCATTGAACCGAGAACATTGATATTCAGCAGTTTCTCCTTTTCACAGGGGATCAGCTGGTTTTATGGTGTGGAGGCTGAGAATAATCCGTTCATGTATCAATTACGTGAGCAGAATGCCCAATTGGCTCGCGCCGTGGCGGCCCGGTATCATACGGATGCGGTTCATGATCGTGAGGTTGAGAGATTTAGTCTACTGTTTTGTAATGCGCTACGCCATAAAGGCTTACCTGAACGCTGGGGGTACTTATGTAGAATCGCTACGATTTTATGCTCCGTCGGTAAGTTTGTAAGCCTTAGAAATCATGGGGAACACGCATACCATATCGTTATGGGAACGGATATTTTCGGGCTTTCAGAGGCTGAAAAACAAGTGGTAGCCAATGTAGTATATTATCATTACAAGGGGACCCCGTGCGATGATGATCCGTATTTCAAGGAATTGACGGAGCTGCAAAAGATTCAGGTTACAAAATTGGTGGCGATTATTCGTGTTGCCTGTGCACTTGATGCGGGCAGTAATCAGAAGATTACAGAAGTATCTTTGGAGGAACGGGATAATGTGTTGTACGTATTTTGCCGTACCGATGAAGATATATCCTTGGAGTGGTGGACGTTTAATCGCGATTCGGAGTATTTTACGGAAATTTTCGGCATGGAGGTCATGCTCGTAAAGGGAGGTGTACGTCATGTTCAATAA
- the ppk1 gene encoding polyphosphate kinase 1, producing the protein MFNNAKYYFNRELSWLKFNQRVLLESIDTSNPLLERLRFIAIAGSNLDEFFMIRVAGLRHQVRNGIVKYDAAHMDAKAQLKAIDESVQRLVSMQSAYLHNVLEALESYGFYFTKPDALDVKTKTWLRHYFEEHIYPVVTPLAVDSGHPFPFLTNHTINAIVRIFQVQEDGTKDYKIAILPIPSVLDRIIELPNRNGKEHRFVYLEDVITYYANQFFQGYGIEEYMVFRITRDADLEIDEEDATDLLSEVEASLRRRRRGDAVRLEVSGAVKEGLLDFVLTSVELEPKDVYRIEGPLDCRMYFNFCNYPGLDALRYEPFEPKIPGELVGDEGENLFSIIGKRDIFVHHPFESFGVVEQFIAQASTDPDVLAIKQTLYRVSGDSPIIASLIKAADNGKQVTVLMEVKARFDEENNIHMARRLEKAGCHVIYGLKGLKTHSKITMVVRREDDGIRRYVHLATGNYNGKTARMYTDCGIFTCNDEYGDDASRFFNLISGYSDPPIWNKFIVAPLNLRERIMELINREIEFAEKGEAAYIIAKMNSLLDKNVIAKLYEASTAGVRIDLIVRGICTLRPGIAGVSDNITVRSIVGRYLEHHRMFYFRNGGNESIYISSADWMPRNLNERVELMVPIEDKRHKERIKGILDLYLEDSLKAHIMRADGSYGKIIDENNPISAQEELMKAAIAGENRESMTVIERLQPMLKINK; encoded by the coding sequence ATGTTCAATAATGCAAAGTATTATTTTAACCGCGAATTGTCATGGCTTAAATTTAATCAGCGCGTATTATTAGAATCTATTGATACGAGCAATCCTCTCCTGGAACGGTTGAGATTTATCGCCATCGCCGGATCGAATTTAGACGAATTTTTTATGATTCGCGTCGCCGGTCTGCGTCATCAGGTAAGAAACGGAATCGTTAAATATGATGCGGCTCATATGGATGCTAAGGCGCAGCTGAAAGCGATCGATGAGTCCGTACAACGTCTTGTCTCCATGCAGAGCGCTTATCTACATAATGTGCTGGAGGCCCTTGAATCATATGGCTTTTATTTTACGAAACCCGATGCATTGGATGTGAAGACGAAAACGTGGTTGCGTCATTACTTTGAAGAGCATATCTATCCGGTGGTTACACCCTTGGCGGTAGACTCGGGACATCCGTTTCCATTTCTGACGAATCATACGATTAATGCCATTGTTCGTATATTTCAGGTTCAGGAGGATGGTACAAAGGATTATAAAATTGCGATTTTACCGATTCCGTCGGTACTTGATCGTATTATTGAATTGCCGAATCGCAACGGTAAGGAACACCGATTCGTCTACCTGGAAGATGTTATAACCTATTATGCGAATCAGTTCTTTCAAGGTTACGGTATCGAAGAATACATGGTGTTTCGAATCACGCGTGATGCGGATCTCGAAATTGATGAAGAGGATGCGACGGATCTGCTCTCCGAGGTTGAAGCCTCTTTGCGTCGGAGACGCCGTGGTGATGCGGTACGCCTTGAGGTAAGCGGCGCCGTAAAAGAAGGGCTGCTTGATTTCGTTCTGACCAGTGTGGAACTGGAGCCGAAGGATGTATATCGCATTGAAGGACCTTTGGACTGTCGTATGTACTTTAATTTCTGTAATTATCCGGGCCTTGATGCATTGCGTTATGAGCCCTTTGAGCCTAAGATTCCCGGTGAACTTGTAGGGGATGAAGGAGAAAATTTATTTTCTATTATCGGTAAGCGTGATATATTCGTACATCATCCTTTTGAATCGTTTGGTGTCGTAGAACAGTTTATAGCACAGGCCTCTACCGATCCTGATGTATTGGCGATCAAGCAGACCTTGTACCGCGTCAGCGGTGATTCGCCTATTATTGCATCCCTTATCAAGGCTGCGGATAATGGCAAACAGGTAACGGTCCTCATGGAAGTAAAGGCGCGATTCGATGAGGAAAATAACATTCATATGGCACGACGTCTTGAAAAGGCCGGCTGTCACGTTATCTACGGATTAAAAGGATTGAAGACACATTCAAAAATAACTATGGTCGTACGTCGCGAAGATGACGGTATACGCCGATATGTGCATCTGGCGACGGGAAACTATAACGGTAAAACCGCCCGTATGTATACGGACTGCGGAATTTTTACGTGTAATGATGAATACGGTGATGATGCATCGCGATTCTTCAATCTTATCTCAGGTTATTCGGATCCTCCGATTTGGAATAAATTTATCGTGGCGCCTCTTAATTTGCGTGAGCGCATTATGGAGCTGATCAATCGGGAGATTGAATTTGCCGAAAAAGGTGAAGCGGCTTATATCATCGCCAAGATGAACTCGCTTCTCGATAAAAACGTTATTGCAAAACTATATGAAGCATCGACGGCAGGTGTTCGTATCGATCTTATCGTACGCGGCATCTGTACCTTGCGTCCCGGTATTGCCGGTGTCAGTGATAATATTACGGTGCGATCTATCGTTGGACGGTATCTTGAGCATCATCGCATGTTCTATTTCCGAAATGGGGGCAATGAAAGTATATATATTTCCAGCGCCGACTGGATGCCGAGAAATCTGAATGAGCGGGTTGAATTGATGGTACCTATTGAGGATAAACGTCATAAGGAACGGATAAAGGGCATTTTGGATCTTTATTTAGAGGACTCCTTAAAAGCTCACATCATGCGTGCTGATGGTTCTTATGGAAAAATTATCGATGAAAATAATCCTATATCTGCCCAAGAGGAACTGATGAAGGCTGCTATTGCAGGGGAAAATAGAGAATCAATGACCGTTATTGAACGTTTACAGCCGATGCTGAAGATAAATAAATGA
- a CDS encoding 3D domain-containing protein, protein MRIQKTNKRYVSSVVAGLIVTAVTMVGFNYNDKTVTVMVDGAAHTVRTHLNSNEGIVRDAGVKLNPKDKVISDSTSIQNGTTLTVVRAVPVYVTVNGRTRAVMTTQNTAQALADELGFKTPNYAVLGDSDGAITSGSHISIAPVTSRSVSNVDKEIEVQVVRQKDDTMALGEEEVVQVGQPGLERVQRETLYSNGSVIKTNDVSTSIQREMVPTIIKEGTREVTTSRNIAGRASRAIVMEASAYLAGDGDGYGITATGVPAVRGIAAVDPDVIPLGTRLFIPGYGEAVAADTGGAIVGNRIDLVMDSYGEAMDFGRQDVTVYVLD, encoded by the coding sequence ATGAGAATTCAAAAGACAAACAAACGATATGTATCGTCTGTTGTTGCTGGATTGATTGTAACGGCTGTTACCATGGTCGGTTTTAACTATAATGATAAAACCGTAACCGTAATGGTTGATGGGGCAGCACACACTGTTAGAACGCATTTAAATTCTAACGAAGGTATCGTTCGCGATGCTGGGGTTAAATTGAATCCAAAAGATAAAGTTATTTCTGATTCTACATCAATTCAAAATGGTACAACATTAACAGTCGTAAGAGCTGTTCCGGTTTATGTTACCGTAAATGGCAGGACACGTGCAGTCATGACTACACAGAATACGGCGCAAGCTTTGGCTGATGAATTAGGCTTCAAAACACCTAATTATGCAGTTCTAGGTGATAGCGACGGTGCTATCACGAGCGGTAGTCATATTTCTATTGCACCGGTTACCAGTCGCTCAGTTTCTAATGTAGATAAAGAGATTGAGGTACAGGTTGTTCGTCAAAAAGATGACACGATGGCATTAGGCGAAGAAGAAGTTGTACAAGTAGGTCAACCTGGGTTGGAACGTGTACAACGCGAAACTTTATATAGTAACGGATCCGTCATTAAAACTAATGATGTATCTACATCTATACAACGGGAAATGGTTCCGACCATCATTAAAGAAGGTACTCGTGAAGTTACAACATCTCGTAATATAGCCGGTCGTGCATCTCGTGCTATTGTTATGGAAGCATCCGCTTACTTAGCCGGTGATGGTGACGGTTACGGTATTACTGCAACAGGCGTACCTGCGGTACGTGGTATTGCGGCCGTAGACCCTGATGTAATTCCATTAGGAACGCGTTTGTTTATACCTGGTTACGGTGAAGCCGTTGCTGCCGATACAGGCGGTGCCATTGTAGGTAATCGTATAGACCTTGTTATGGACTCCTACGGAGAAGCGATGGACTTTGGTCGCCAAGACGTTACAGTATACGTATTAGATTAA
- the msrB gene encoding peptide-methionine (R)-S-oxide reductase MsrB, protein MKEHTIYLGGGCFWGLQAYIRKIKGVISTEVGYANGPTPTYEEVCHDSGHVEALKVVFDEDTLSLDHLLQYFLRAVDPFSVNKQGGDEGIQYRTGIYYTAMEDRDIIYATLARAQSFESKPFAIEVLPLENYYSAEEYHQDYLDKNPTGYCHIPLDLSLEPLIDDTSYTKPTQNELKALSSQEYEVTQNAATDPPFSHELTDEFKSGIYVDITTGEPLFVSSHKFNSHCGWPNFTKPIAKDVIRYYQDPSHGMNRIEVRSRIGNAHLGHVFEDGPNGSLRYCINGSALRFIPKEDLKGSKYEYLFPYVED, encoded by the coding sequence ATGAAAGAACATACAATCTATTTGGGTGGCGGCTGCTTTTGGGGCCTTCAGGCCTATATTCGTAAAATAAAAGGTGTTATTTCTACCGAAGTCGGCTATGCCAACGGCCCCACCCCCACCTATGAAGAGGTATGCCACGATAGCGGTCACGTTGAAGCCCTTAAAGTCGTCTTCGACGAGGACACCTTATCCTTGGACCATTTACTTCAATATTTCTTGCGTGCCGTCGATCCATTCAGCGTTAACAAACAAGGCGGCGATGAAGGTATTCAATATCGTACAGGCATTTATTACACCGCTATGGAGGACAGAGACATTATCTATGCCACCTTGGCCCGCGCACAGTCCTTTGAAAGTAAACCATTTGCTATCGAGGTATTACCGCTAGAAAACTATTACTCCGCCGAAGAATACCATCAGGATTATTTGGATAAGAATCCAACAGGATATTGCCATATTCCACTCGACTTATCACTAGAACCTCTTATCGACGATACGTCTTATACGAAACCGACTCAGAATGAGTTGAAAGCACTAAGTTCTCAGGAATACGAGGTTACGCAGAATGCGGCCACAGATCCACCTTTCAGCCATGAATTGACCGATGAGTTTAAATCCGGTATCTATGTGGATATTACAACAGGTGAGCCTCTCTTCGTATCATCTCATAAATTTAATTCTCACTGCGGTTGGCCAAACTTTACAAAACCGATTGCAAAAGATGTCATACGTTATTACCAGGATCCCTCTCATGGTATGAACCGTATCGAAGTACGTAGCCGCATCGGCAATGCTCATTTAGGCCATGTTTTTGAAGACGGGCCAAACGGCTCTTTGCGCTATTGTATCAACGGATCAGCATTGCGTTTTATACCGAAAGAAGATTTAAAAGGATCAAAATATGAATATCTATTCCCCTATGTAGAGGATTAA
- a CDS encoding 5-methyltetrahydropteroyltriglutamate--homocysteine S-methyltransferase yields MTKQLAPFHFDIVGSFLRPAELKEAREAFTKGSITHDELTEVENRLITDLIKKQKAAGLPVITDGEFRRAYWHLDFMWGFNGVKEIELAHGYKFHGQETAPGSLALTGKITGTNHPFVEHFKFVKQFEDEHTTARQTIPAPSQFLAELFREDNGITTRSFYPDLEELIQDIAAAYRQVIKDLYDTGCRNIQFDDCTWGMCCDHAYWTGRQKDKNVTIEGETAKYLRLNNLALEGRPEDLAFTTHVCRGNYNSTWAASGGYEPIAPILFGKENVDAYYLEFDDDRSGGFEPLQEVSNHKKVVLGLITTKRPQLEDKEVIKKRIQEATKYIPLERLCLSPQCGFASCEIGNQLTEDEQWAKLALVKEIAHEVWGD; encoded by the coding sequence ATGACCAAACAACTAGCACCATTTCATTTTGATATCGTAGGATCGTTTCTACGTCCTGCAGAATTAAAAGAAGCACGTGAAGCTTTCACAAAGGGTTCTATCACCCATGATGAATTAACAGAGGTTGAAAATCGACTCATTACAGATCTTATCAAAAAACAAAAAGCCGCAGGTTTGCCTGTCATTACGGATGGCGAATTCCGCCGCGCTTATTGGCATCTTGATTTTATGTGGGGTTTTAACGGTGTCAAGGAAATCGAATTGGCGCACGGATATAAATTCCACGGGCAGGAAACCGCACCGGGATCACTCGCGCTGACCGGCAAAATTACAGGAACCAATCATCCATTTGTAGAGCATTTCAAATTTGTCAAACAATTCGAAGATGAACATACCACGGCACGCCAGACGATTCCGGCACCGTCTCAATTTTTAGCGGAGTTATTCCGCGAAGATAACGGTATCACAACCCGTTCCTTCTATCCTGATTTAGAAGAGTTAATTCAAGATATCGCTGCCGCATATCGACAAGTAATTAAAGATCTATACGATACAGGCTGTCGCAACATCCAGTTCGATGATTGTACATGGGGTATGTGTTGCGATCATGCCTACTGGACAGGTCGCCAAAAGGATAAAAACGTTACAATCGAGGGAGAAACAGCAAAATACTTGCGCCTTAACAATCTCGCCTTGGAAGGACGTCCTGAGGATTTAGCATTCACCACGCATGTATGCCGCGGTAATTACAATTCCACATGGGCTGCAAGCGGCGGATACGAACCGATTGCGCCGATTCTTTTCGGCAAAGAAAATGTGGACGCATATTATTTAGAATTCGATGACGACCGATCCGGCGGCTTTGAACCGTTACAGGAAGTATCAAACCACAAAAAAGTAGTCCTCGGTCTTATCACAACAAAACGTCCTCAACTGGAAGATAAAGAAGTTATTAAAAAACGCATTCAGGAAGCGACAAAATATATTCCATTAGAACGTTTATGCCTCTCCCCTCAATGCGGTTTTGCATCCTGTGAAATCGGCAACCAATTAACAGAGGATGAACAATGGGCTAAACTTGCCTTAGTAAAGGAAATAGCCCATGAAGTCTGGGGTGACTGA
- a CDS encoding LysR family transcriptional regulator, with amino-acid sequence MTLQQLKYVTTIANIGSISEAAKRLFVSQPSLTKAIKELEREMGITIFDRTNKGITVSKEGERFLGYARQVLEQAALLEEQYKSQGGGKKQFSVSTQHYSFAVSAFIELLKGAGIDQYDVSLRETQTYEIIDDVAHMKSEIGLLFYNDFNRPVLEKLIHTNELTFTELFRAHPHIFISKNHPLAHKPSVSMDELEDYPYLSFEQGDHNSFYFSEEIFSTVVRPKHIRVRDRASLFSLLIGLDGYTVSSGVIDEEINGENIISVPLSEEGIMHIGYITNNKMQRSRLGQEYIQALEQYVRNYGKHIQLPTTEES; translated from the coding sequence TTGACTCTACAACAATTAAAATACGTAACTACAATCGCAAATATCGGCAGCATCAGCGAAGCTGCCAAACGACTATTCGTTTCTCAACCGAGCTTGACAAAGGCTATTAAGGAACTGGAACGGGAAATGGGGATTACCATCTTCGATCGAACCAACAAAGGTATTACCGTTTCCAAGGAAGGTGAACGTTTCTTAGGCTATGCGCGCCAGGTTTTGGAACAGGCCGCACTGCTGGAGGAACAATATAAAAGTCAGGGAGGCGGCAAAAAACAATTTTCCGTTTCCACACAACATTACTCGTTTGCGGTCAGTGCGTTTATAGAACTATTAAAAGGTGCCGGTATCGACCAATACGATGTATCACTACGAGAAACACAAACCTATGAAATCATCGACGACGTGGCTCATATGAAAAGTGAAATAGGATTGCTTTTCTACAATGATTTTAACCGTCCTGTACTGGAAAAGCTCATCCATACGAATGAGTTGACCTTTACGGAACTATTCAGAGCGCATCCTCATATTTTTATCAGCAAGAACCATCCATTAGCGCATAAACCGAGCGTATCCATGGATGAATTAGAAGATTATCCCTATCTTTCATTCGAACAAGGCGATCATAATTCCTTCTATTTTTCAGAGGAGATTTTCAGCACCGTAGTTCGCCCGAAACACATCCGCGTGCGCGATAGAGCCTCCCTATTCAGCCTTCTTATCGGACTCGACGGCTATACGGTATCTAGCGGTGTTATCGATGAAGAAATTAACGGTGAAAACATCATCTCCGTCCCTCTCTCAGAAGAAGGTATTATGCATATCGGTTACATTACGAATAACAAAATGCAACGCAGCCGATTAGGTCAAGAGTACATTCAGGCCTTGGAGCAATATGTACGCAACTACGGAAAACATATTCAACTACCGACAACGGAAGAATCCTGA
- the rnmV gene encoding ribonuclease M5: MLKQVIVVEGKSDIQRIAQAVEADCIATEGFTLRKGVIDMIRIAYEKRGIIILTDPDTAGERIRRVLTKKFPRAQHAFVPRDEAFANDDIGIEQASPESIRKALSTLHVESLESSDEFCMADLVRHGLAGAPDSASQRAAVGAKLGIGYGNAKQFIYRLNHYGISREAYEEAVNSL; this comes from the coding sequence ATGCTGAAACAAGTCATCGTTGTAGAAGGAAAATCTGATATACAGCGCATTGCACAGGCTGTAGAGGCCGATTGTATCGCTACGGAAGGATTTACATTGCGAAAAGGTGTAATCGATATGATTCGCATCGCTTATGAAAAGCGGGGCATTATTATATTAACCGATCCGGATACGGCGGGGGAGCGTATCCGTCGTGTATTGACGAAGAAATTTCCTCGCGCTCAACACGCTTTTGTACCACGAGATGAGGCTTTTGCAAATGATGATATCGGTATAGAACAGGCTTCACCCGAATCCATTAGAAAGGCCTTATCTACACTGCATGTGGAATCATTGGAGTCATCTGATGAATTTTGTATGGCTGATTTAGTGCGACATGGGTTAGCCGGCGCTCCGGACAGTGCTTCACAACGTGCGGCGGTAGGAGCGAAACTCGGTATCGGTTATGGTAATGCGAAGCAATTTATATACCGTCTTAATCATTATGGTATATCTCGTGAGGCCTATGAAGAGGCCGTGAATAGTTTATGA
- the rsmA gene encoding 16S rRNA (adenine(1518)-N(6)/adenine(1519)-N(6))-dimethyltransferase RsmA encodes MLESVIASPEVVHYICKRFDIKMSKKLGQNFLIKRGIVDEIVHAADLTPGEPVLEVGPGIGTLTQGLAQSGADVTAIELDRRLLEVLDTTLAPYNNVRIVHGDVLKLDVAAIMNHKPFKVVANLPYYITTPIIMSLLESKLPIERLVVMVQKEVALRMVAKPGTKDYGALSVAVQYYTEPDIVLDVPPKSFLPVPAVTSSVIRCVLRDKPPVNVADERLFFRVVKAGFAQRRKTFANTMRTTGLSKEQIEEILSKAGIDGRRRGETFSLQEFADVANAWAEL; translated from the coding sequence ATGTTAGAATCAGTAATTGCAAGCCCGGAAGTCGTGCACTATATATGTAAGCGTTTTGATATCAAGATGAGTAAAAAGTTGGGGCAAAACTTTCTTATCAAACGCGGTATTGTTGATGAAATCGTTCATGCTGCTGACTTAACACCCGGTGAGCCTGTTTTAGAGGTCGGTCCCGGTATAGGTACATTGACTCAAGGTTTGGCTCAAAGTGGAGCCGACGTGACGGCTATTGAACTTGATCGCCGTTTATTAGAAGTCCTCGATACCACGTTAGCGCCTTATAATAATGTACGCATCGTACACGGCGATGTATTAAAACTCGATGTTGCCGCCATTATGAATCATAAGCCTTTTAAGGTGGTCGCTAATTTACCGTATTATATTACAACTCCGATTATCATGTCTTTACTAGAAAGCAAACTGCCGATCGAACGCCTTGTTGTAATGGTTCAAAAAGAGGTGGCTTTGCGGATGGTGGCAAAACCGGGTACAAAGGATTACGGGGCGCTGTCTGTAGCGGTTCAATATTATACGGAACCGGATATTGTTCTCGATGTGCCGCCGAAATCCTTCTTGCCGGTTCCGGCGGTTACCAGTTCTGTTATCCGTTGCGTACTGCGCGATAAACCGCCTGTGAATGTGGCTGATGAACGTTTGTTTTTCCGCGTTGTGAAAGCCGGTTTTGCACAACGTCGAAAAACCTTTGCAAATACGATGCGTACCACGGGACTTTCAAAGGAACAGATTGAGGAAATCTTATCAAAGGCCGGTATTGACGGTCGGAGAAGAGGAGAGACCTTCAGCCTTCAAGAATTTGCCGATGTGGCTAATGCATGGGCTGAGCTATAA